The Molothrus aeneus isolate 106 chromosome 31, BPBGC_Maene_1.0, whole genome shotgun sequence genome includes a window with the following:
- the EFNA1 gene encoding ephrin-A1, which yields MGQPGVPLALLGLGLCWAAAAERHTVFWNSSNPRFLWSDYTVEVRLNDYLDIICPHYEEGSVDPRAMERYTLYLVELEEYQACKPRSKEQIRWECDKPSALHGPEKFSEKFQRFTPFTLGKEFREGQSYYYISKPIHHHGEACLKLKVTVTGKGTPAPPAPASTQKGRIQADDAAAHVLRSVGQNSAMRSSSRPFTFISLLLPLLVPQGL from the exons ATGGGGCAGCCGGGGgtgcccctggccctgctggggctggggctgtgctgggcagcggcGGCCGAGCGGCACACGGTGTTCTGGAACAGCTCCAACCCCCG GTTTCTGTGGAGTGACTACACGGTGGAGGTTCGTCTCAATGATTACCTGGACATTATCTGCCCTCACTACGAGGAGGGCAGCGTGGACCCCCGGGCCATGGAGCGCTACACGCTGTACCTGGTGGAGCTGGAGGAGTACCAGGCCTGCAAGCCCCGCTCCAAGGAGCAGATCCGCTGGGAGTGTGACAAGCCCAGCGCCCTGCACGGCCCCGAGAAGTTCTCAGAGAAGTTCCAGCGCTTCACTCCCTTCACGCTGGGCAAGGAGTtcagggagggacagagctACTACTACATCT CCAAACCCATCCACCACCACGGCGAAGCCTGCCTGAAGCTGAAGGTGACGGTGACAGGCAAAGGCA ctccagcaccgcCTGCCCCGGCCTCGACACAGAAGGGGAGGATCCAGGCAG ACGATGCAGCTGCACACGTGCTGAGGAGCGTGGGGCAGAACTCGGCCATGCGCAGCAGCAGCCGCCCCTTCACCTTTatcagcctcctcctgcccctcctggtgccacaggggctctga